A genomic stretch from Aedes albopictus strain Foshan chromosome 2, AalbF5, whole genome shotgun sequence includes:
- the LOC109416523 gene encoding PITH domain-containing protein GA19395, with product MSHNHPHGHGGACAHEALGIEDELEMGIQYSLYEKIDTINVECLNEEVEGSGKTVFKPYSQRLDFDKHVTSDADEELLFNIPFTGNIKLKGIIVVGTNDDGHPKKMRLFKNRPKMTFDDVGAPADQEFELERDPNGVIEYSTKVVTFSSVHHLSIHFPTNYGDSNTTVYYIGLKGEFTEAHHHGVTICTYESAPNAADHKGDLFDSVNRPIS from the exons ATGTCACATAATCATCCACATGGCCACGGTGGGGCCTGTGCGCATGAAGCGCTCGGCATAGAAGACGAACTGGAGATGGGCATCCAGTACAGTTTGTACGAGAAAATCGACACGATCAATGTGGAGTGCTTGAACGAAGAAGTCGAAGGATCTGGAAAGACGGTGTTCAAACCCTACAGTCAACGGCTAGATTTCGACAAGCATGTTACCAGCGATGCTGATGAGGAGCTGCTTTTCAACATACCGTTCACCGGAAATATCAAACTGAAGGGAATCATTGTAGTGGGCACCAATGACGATGGCCATCCAAAGAAGATGAGATT ATTCAAAAACCGACCAAAGATGACCTTTGATGATGTAGGAGCTCCGGCGGATCAAGAGTTTGAACTGGAACGGGATCCGAACGGTGTTATCGAATATTCCACTAA AGTTGTTACATTCTCATCGGTACATCATCTATCCATTCATTTCCCAACCAACTACGGAGACTCGAACACCACCGTGTACTACATTGGACTGAAGGGAGAGTTCACGGAGGCACACCATCACGGGGTGACAATCTGCACATATGAGTCTGCTCCGAACGCTGCCGATCACAAGGGTGATCTTTTCGATTCGGTGAATCGACCGATATCCTAG